GACCTGGCCGAGCGTTCCGAGGTTGCCGATCCCCTTCTCGAGTTCATCGACGGCAGCCTGCGGAGCGATCCAGCCGACGAGGATCGTCAGCATGAGCGCACCGAAGACGAGCAGGATTGCGTCGGCGAAGTAGTCGAGCAGGTCGAGGAAGATCAGGTCGTAGGTGACCGGAACGCCGAGGAGGTAGATGACACCACCCATTCCGATCGCAGCCTTCCAGCGCTCGATACCGATCTCGTCGATCGCGTAGGACGTGACAACCTCGAGCAACGAGATTGCACTCGAGATGGCCGCGATTGCGACCGTCGCGAAGAAGATCAGGCCGAGGAACTGCCCGCCCGAAACGTCCGCGAACGCCTGGGTCATTGCGACGAAGATTTCGCCGGGACCACCGGAACCGGGTTCAGTGAGTGCGCCGGCCCACATGATCGGGAAGACGACGAGGCCGGTGAGGAACGCGATCCCGGTGTCGAAGCCGATGATGGTGATGCCGTCCCTGGTGAGGTTTCGGTCTTCACCGAGGTAGGAGGCGTAGGTAATCATCACACCCATTCCGAGCGAGAGTGTGAAGAACGCCTGTCCGGCGGCGGCCGGCAGGAGTTCGGCCCAGTTCGCAGCGATGACGCTGAAGTCCGGCGAGAGGTAGTACTCGTACCCGCCACCGGATTCGGGCAGCGTGAACGCCCAGATGGCAAGACCAACTAGCAGGAGTATAATCGCGGGGACCATCACCTTCACGGCGAGTTCGATACCCTGGCGGATGCCAAGGGCGACGATGCCGACCGTGATCGCCATGAAGACGGTGTGCAGGATGAAGGCGTCGAGTCCGGTCGACAGCGCACCGAACATAATCTCCGGATCGCCCTCGTACGCTGCGATGTGGCTGGCGTAGTCGCCGCGGAAGCCTTCAATTGCGTAGCGGATGAACCAGCCGCCGATGACGCTGTAGTACGAGAGGATGATGAATCCAGTTGCGATGAAGATACCGCCGACGTACTTCCAGGCGCCGCCACCGTACGCTTTGAGCGCACCGACCGGGTTCCGGTCAGTCCGCCGGCCGACGACGAATTCGGCCAGGATTGCTGGGAACCCGATCAGTGCGACGAACAACAGGTACACCAGCAAGAATGCTGCACCGCCACCTTCGCCGGTGACGAACGGGAATCGCCAGATATTACCAAGGCCAACTGCGCTGCCGACAGCAGCAAGGATAAACCCTGTTCTCGTTGCCCATGTCTCACGTTGTGCCATGACTACGCTGTTTAAATAGGACTTATATATAACTTTCCGTGAGTATCATTACCTGTCAATATGTCGTCTATTAATCGTGATGGAGTTACGGAATCCTTTTCCTATTGGTCCGCACACAACGGCGTATGAATCTGAGCGGGGTGTTTCCTGCATGACGATGGACGAGCGAATCGACGAACTCGAGGAGTTGCGCGAGGAGGCACGCCTCGGCGGTGGCGAGGAACGAATCGAGAAGCAACACGACAAGGGGAAGATGACCGCCCGCGAGCGGGTCGACTACTTCCTCGACGAGGGCACGTTCACCGAATTCGACCAACTCCGGACCCACCAGACCCGGCAGTTCGGCATGGACGAAAAGAAGGTTCGGGGCGACGGTGTCGTCACCGGCTACGGCGAGGTAAACGGCCGAACCGTCTTCGTCTTCGCACACGACTTCACCGTCTTCGGCGGCTCGCTCGGCGAAGTCTTCGCCGAGAAGGTCTGTAAGGTCATGGATATGGCGATGGAGGTCGGCGCACCTGTCATCGGCCTCAACGACTCCGCTGGTGCCCGCATTCAGGAGGGTGTCAAGAGCCTCGCCGGCTACACCGAAATCTTCCGCCGGAATCAGGAGGCAAGCGGTGTTATTCCCCAGGTTTCCGCGACGATGGGGCCGTGTGCCGGCGGTGCGGTGTACTCGCCCGCAATTACGGACTTCATCTTCATGGTGAAGGACACGAGCCACATGTACATCACCGGACCTGGCGTCACCAAGACCGTCACCGGTGAGGACGTCACTCACGAGGAACTCGGTGGGGCGATGACTCACGCAGACAAGACCGGCGTCGCCCAGTTCGCCTGCGAGTCGGAAGAACAGGCACTGGACGACATCAAGCGGCTTCTCTCGTATCTCCCGCAGAACAACGTCGAGGACCCGCCGCGGGTCGACCCGTGGGACGATCCAGACCGACGCGACGACGCGCTGACGTCGATCGTGCCGGACAATCCACAGAAGCCCTACGACATGACGAACGTGATCGACTCCGTCGTCGACGAGGGTTCGTTCTTCGAAGTCGCCGAAAACTTCGCCCAGAACATCGTCGTCGGCTTCGGTCGCCTCGACGGTCGCTC
The DNA window shown above is from Natrialba magadii ATCC 43099 and carries:
- a CDS encoding sodium-dependent transporter; this translates as MAQRETWATRTGFILAAVGSAVGLGNIWRFPFVTGEGGGAAFLLVYLLFVALIGFPAILAEFVVGRRTDRNPVGALKAYGGGAWKYVGGIFIATGFIILSYYSVIGGWFIRYAIEGFRGDYASHIAAYEGDPEIMFGALSTGLDAFILHTVFMAITVGIVALGIRQGIELAVKVMVPAIILLLVGLAIWAFTLPESGGGYEYYLSPDFSVIAANWAELLPAAAGQAFFTLSLGMGVMITYASYLGEDRNLTRDGITIIGFDTGIAFLTGLVVFPIMWAGALTEPGSGGPGEIFVAMTQAFADVSGGQFLGLIFFATVAIAAISSAISLLEVVTSYAIDEIGIERWKAAIGMGGVIYLLGVPVTYDLIFLDLLDYFADAILLVFGALMLTILVGWIAPQAAVDELEKGIGNLGTLGQVWIWALRIPIVIVLIISLYLGVVEYVDFLTGDFAGWLDENL
- a CDS encoding acyl-CoA carboxylase subunit beta — its product is MDERIDELEELREEARLGGGEERIEKQHDKGKMTARERVDYFLDEGTFTEFDQLRTHQTRQFGMDEKKVRGDGVVTGYGEVNGRTVFVFAHDFTVFGGSLGEVFAEKVCKVMDMAMEVGAPVIGLNDSAGARIQEGVKSLAGYTEIFRRNQEASGVIPQVSATMGPCAGGAVYSPAITDFIFMVKDTSHMYITGPGVTKTVTGEDVTHEELGGAMTHADKTGVAQFACESEEQALDDIKRLLSYLPQNNVEDPPRVDPWDDPDRRDDALTSIVPDNPQKPYDMTNVIDSVVDEGSFFEVAENFAQNIVVGFGRLDGRSVGLVANQPRVNAGTLTVDASMKASRFVRFCDSFNIPIVTFVDVPGYMPGTEQEHRGIIRHGAKLLYAYAEATVPLLTVITRKAYGGAYCVMASKNLGADVNYAWPTAEIAVMGPKGAVNILYREELAEADNPDELREELIEEYREEFANPYTATDKGFLDDVIVPTETRPRLIADLEMLETKREQNPDKKHGNIPL